Proteins encoded within one genomic window of Neorhizobium galegae bv. orientalis str. HAMBI 540:
- a CDS encoding GAF domain-containing sensor histidine kinase codes for MLNRARNALFDRYLGISRLLAGQLDFNAIIQAVAAEISHIIPHDHLDVCIKMLDGKYHIAYESGLATAWSQQPPALLTGSPIRTLLAGEVDFLLSPDACADPRFHFEGAFSSPIIALSLRSRLHVPLKVQGDIIGALSCSSHERDSYSMEDVENARSIADLLAPYFFALRAAEQAKRSAIVETEARAREEGLRLGALKLTEALEAERQRIGMDLHDQTLADLTRLSRRMERLSRLADMHGDALEPLCRTLQQCMHDLREIIEEAKPTVLQLFGVAEAIENHLERSVRESGQPIEWRMIDESDGALVDLDQTVATALFRIVQEAVNNAIRHGQPKTILVRLASRKRVLSIEVDDDGNGICSPQDKAGHGIDNMKTRSRLISARFEMAGHADRRGTSVKVTLPVGPKRLVEAST; via the coding sequence ATGCTCAATCGGGCGCGAAACGCGTTGTTCGACCGTTATCTCGGCATCTCCCGGCTTCTTGCCGGACAGCTCGATTTCAATGCTATCATCCAGGCGGTGGCGGCCGAGATCAGCCACATCATTCCGCACGACCATCTCGACGTCTGCATCAAGATGCTGGATGGCAAATATCACATCGCTTACGAAAGCGGACTTGCGACTGCCTGGAGCCAGCAACCGCCGGCGCTTTTGACTGGCAGCCCGATCCGCACGCTTTTGGCCGGAGAGGTGGATTTCCTTTTGTCGCCCGATGCCTGTGCCGACCCGCGCTTCCATTTCGAAGGCGCCTTTTCAAGCCCGATTATCGCGCTTTCCCTCAGGAGCAGGCTGCATGTGCCGCTCAAGGTCCAGGGAGATATCATAGGTGCCTTGAGCTGCTCCAGCCATGAACGTGACAGCTACTCGATGGAGGATGTCGAGAATGCCCGTTCGATCGCCGACCTTTTGGCCCCCTATTTCTTTGCATTGAGGGCGGCCGAGCAGGCCAAGCGCTCGGCGATCGTCGAGACGGAGGCACGCGCCCGCGAGGAAGGGCTGCGGCTGGGGGCGCTGAAACTGACGGAGGCGCTGGAGGCCGAACGCCAGAGGATCGGCATGGACCTGCACGACCAGACGCTTGCCGACCTGACGCGGCTCTCACGGCGCATGGAGCGTCTGTCGAGGCTTGCGGACATGCATGGCGATGCGCTCGAACCGCTCTGTCGCACCCTGCAGCAATGCATGCACGATCTTCGCGAGATCATCGAGGAGGCCAAGCCGACCGTGCTGCAGCTGTTCGGCGTGGCGGAGGCGATCGAGAACCATCTCGAGCGCTCGGTGCGCGAAAGCGGGCAGCCAATCGAATGGCGGATGATCGACGAAAGCGACGGCGCACTCGTTGACCTCGACCAAACCGTGGCGACGGCCCTGTTCCGCATCGTCCAGGAAGCCGTCAACAACGCCATCAGGCACGGCCAGCCAAAAACCATCCTGGTGCGTCTTGCGAGCCGCAAGCGGGTGCTTTCGATCGAGGTGGACGACGACGGCAATGGCATCTGCAGCCCACAGGACAAGGCGGGCCATGGGATCGACAACATGAAGACGCGGTCGCGGCTCATCTCCGCGCGGTTCGAGATGGCCGGTCATGCCGACCGTCGCGGCACATCCGTGAAGGTCACCCTCCCCGTCGGGCCGAAGCGCCTGG